In a genomic window of Prochlorococcus marinus str. GP2:
- a CDS encoding DNA helicase produces the protein MLEILSHQYLKNFLRDQSINWEHIYSFGRIVSKCIENDSTYLINSEIFSSYDWLPPILISLFLKEEDSTFILSKEKIQFISQFHIDSLKNLGFNFILKNDQFIFANHNVKLITIQNFLNDPNSCNLRNHRIVYSGIEDIKQDLKNHFRISLLKKDWTKNFKEFELINQKFIKVYDSLKKKFFLRKVLGNSYINLDEKEISFLSNFFQENSFFSDKFLSVNKALSQGWACWVKLNDTNLDWNLYLQPIDELFQIKEFFSNNKFVFLSALRKDNFFQMYFKKHSLDIDLVINFKSNFEEKKISLYIPSKQLLPNNPLFINSILDKCKKLILFRKGLTLVLSDDIDLKTNLATELASTYGKRVLLETIPSGRNEILCSSFDWWIMNSYLIQNPEQIIIPLLPIPNMSEPINAITVSHKKKLSQDWFRDCFLPQARIKLERSISPLRRNSGKLIILDGRANKRNWGRLLLQNIQPSKQINYMLPFD, from the coding sequence ATGCTTGAAATTTTAAGTCATCAATATTTGAAAAATTTTTTGAGAGATCAAAGTATTAATTGGGAGCATATATATTCTTTTGGGAGGATAGTTTCCAAATGTATTGAAAATGATTCTACCTATCTAATTAATTCAGAAATTTTCTCTAGCTATGATTGGTTACCTCCAATTTTGATTTCTTTATTTTTAAAGGAGGAGGATTCAACTTTTATTTTATCTAAAGAAAAAATCCAATTTATAAGCCAATTTCATATTGATTCATTGAAAAATCTAGGTTTTAATTTTATTTTGAAAAATGATCAATTTATTTTTGCAAATCATAATGTTAAATTGATAACTATCCAAAATTTTCTTAATGATCCCAATTCTTGTAATCTTAGAAATCATCGAATAGTGTATTCAGGAATTGAGGATATAAAACAGGATTTAAAAAATCATTTTAGGATTTCTTTACTTAAAAAGGATTGGACAAAAAATTTTAAAGAATTTGAATTGATCAATCAAAAATTTATAAAAGTATATGATTCGTTGAAGAAAAAGTTCTTCTTGAGAAAGGTCTTAGGTAATAGTTATATCAATTTAGATGAAAAAGAAATTAGTTTCTTGTCAAACTTTTTTCAAGAAAATTCTTTTTTTTCTGATAAATTTTTAAGCGTCAACAAAGCATTATCTCAAGGTTGGGCATGCTGGGTAAAGTTAAACGATACAAATTTAGATTGGAATTTGTATTTACAGCCAATAGATGAACTTTTTCAAATTAAGGAATTTTTTTCAAATAATAAATTTGTTTTTTTATCAGCATTGAGAAAAGATAATTTTTTCCAAATGTATTTTAAAAAGCATAGTTTAGATATTGACTTGGTTATTAATTTTAAGAGTAATTTTGAAGAGAAAAAGATTTCTTTATATATACCCTCTAAACAGTTGCTTCCTAATAATCCTCTTTTTATCAATTCAATCTTGGACAAATGCAAAAAGTTAATACTTTTTAGAAAGGGTTTAACTTTAGTGTTGTCTGATGATATTGATTTAAAAACTAATCTTGCTACAGAATTAGCTTCTACTTACGGGAAGAGAGTATTGCTAGAGACAATTCCCTCAGGTAGAAATGAAATCCTTTGCTCTAGTTTTGACTGGTGGATTATGAATTCTTATTTAATTCAAAATCCAGAACAAATTATCATTCCTTTACTTCCGATTCCGAATATGTCAGAACCCATTAATGCAATTACTGTCTCTCATAAAAAGAAGCTTTCTCAAGATTGGTTTAGAGACTGCTTTCTTCCTCAAGCTAGAATTAAACTTGAAAGATCTATTTCTCCTTTAAGAAGAAATTCAGGTAAGTTAATAATCTTAGATGGAAGAGCAAACAAAAGAAACTGGGGAAGATTACTTTTGCAAAACATTCAACCCTCAAAACAAATTAACTATATGCTACCTTTTGATTAG
- a CDS encoding prephenate/arogenate dehydrogenase: MKIGIVGLGLIGGSLGLKLQSLNHTIYGIANNEFNEKKAKDKKLANFVSCDLSLLKKCELIILALPIKDLISPSQQLVASIPQETILTDVGSVKEPIVNTWENSHPLFIGSHPMAGTEKKGVDSGFEGLFKNAKWIITPTQNSDLNSVRTISELIKSMDCEICQASPKEHDEAVSLISHLPIFLASALIETAQTKNNQSLLDLSQKLAATGFADTSRVGGGNEQLGLDLAINNQINILNSINNFKNKLNILESLIKEKNWDLLSKKLAEAKENRQNFIN; encoded by the coding sequence ATGAAAATTGGAATAGTAGGATTAGGATTAATTGGTGGTTCTTTAGGATTAAAACTCCAAAGTCTAAATCATACAATTTATGGAATAGCAAATAATGAATTTAATGAAAAAAAAGCTAAGGATAAAAAACTTGCAAATTTTGTTAGCTGTGATCTGAGCTTATTAAAAAAATGTGAGCTAATAATTTTGGCATTGCCTATCAAAGATTTGATCAGTCCTTCGCAACAATTAGTAGCATCAATTCCTCAAGAAACAATACTAACTGATGTAGGGTCTGTAAAAGAACCAATTGTAAATACATGGGAAAATTCACATCCTCTATTTATTGGATCTCATCCAATGGCAGGTACAGAAAAAAAAGGAGTTGATTCAGGTTTTGAAGGTCTTTTTAAAAATGCAAAATGGATTATTACCCCGACACAAAATAGTGATTTAAATTCAGTCAGAACTATTTCCGAGCTCATAAAATCAATGGATTGTGAAATTTGCCAAGCTTCGCCAAAAGAGCATGATGAAGCAGTATCTCTAATTTCTCATTTGCCTATATTTTTAGCTTCTGCCCTCATAGAAACTGCACAAACAAAAAATAATCAATCTTTATTAGATCTCTCGCAAAAATTAGCTGCTACAGGATTTGCTGACACTTCGAGAGTTGGCGGAGGCAATGAACAACTAGGCCTAGATTTAGCTATTAATAATCAGATTAATATTTTAAATTCCATAAATAATTTTAAAAATAAGCTGAATATACTGGAATCTCTTATTAAAGAAAAAAATTGGGATTTACTTTCTAAAAAACTTGCTGAAGCAAAAGAAAACAGACAAAATTTTATAAACTAA
- a CDS encoding CAAD domain-containing protein codes for MSENTPESNQDSGSATSSETKSFSEKYSDVMGKVNETLGNVDWTQMGKYGKAAGIIAVVVIAQIIIKVVIDTINFFPILPGLLELLGVIVVGQWSWQNLRTSENREAVLDKVQNLKKTYLG; via the coding sequence ATGAGTGAAAACACACCAGAGTCAAATCAAGACTCCGGCTCCGCTACAAGCTCAGAAACTAAAAGCTTTTCAGAGAAGTATTCTGATGTGATGGGAAAAGTCAACGAAACACTTGGAAATGTTGATTGGACCCAGATGGGTAAATATGGCAAAGCGGCAGGAATCATTGCTGTTGTTGTAATTGCACAAATAATTATAAAAGTTGTTATTGACACAATTAATTTTTTCCCAATACTGCCTGGTCTTCTTGAACTTCTTGGAGTCATAGTTGTTGGCCAATGGAGTTGGCAGAATCTTCGTACTAGCGAGAATCGTGAGGCTGTTTTAGATAAGGTACAAAATCTTAAGAAGACATATTTAGGGTAG
- the recA gene encoding recombinase RecA, giving the protein MSLEENKKTESKEKDKALSLVLGQIERNFGRGSIMRLGDASRMKVETISTGALTLDLALGGGYPKGRVVEVYGPESSGKTTLTLHAIAEVQKNGGVAAFVDAEHALDPVYAASLGVDVENLLVSQPDTGEMALEIVDQLIRSSAVDLVVVDSVAALTPRAEIEGEMGDHVIGSQARLMSQAMRKITGNIGKSGCTVIFLNQLRLKIGVTYGNPETTTGGNALKFYASVRLDIRRIQTLKRGTEEYGIRAKVKVAKNKVAPPFRIAEFDILFGKGISTTGCLLDLAEETNIIIRRGAWYSYEGENIGQGRDNTIIWLDQNLEIRNKVESMVKEKLTEGTEVSSNSMKALNSNPANTIAVNDIKTVA; this is encoded by the coding sequence ATGAGCCTTGAAGAAAACAAAAAAACTGAATCAAAAGAAAAAGACAAGGCATTAAGTCTTGTCTTAGGTCAAATAGAAAGAAATTTTGGACGAGGTTCAATAATGAGACTTGGTGACGCCTCAAGAATGAAAGTAGAAACAATATCTACTGGAGCGCTCACCTTAGATTTAGCATTAGGAGGAGGCTATCCAAAAGGAAGAGTAGTAGAAGTTTACGGACCAGAAAGTTCAGGAAAAACTACATTAACGCTTCACGCGATTGCGGAAGTCCAAAAAAATGGAGGAGTAGCTGCATTTGTAGATGCTGAGCATGCACTCGATCCAGTTTATGCGGCCTCTTTAGGTGTTGATGTTGAAAATTTATTAGTTTCACAGCCAGATACTGGTGAAATGGCTCTAGAAATAGTTGACCAACTTATAAGATCGAGTGCGGTAGATCTTGTAGTTGTTGACTCGGTCGCAGCACTAACCCCAAGAGCCGAGATAGAAGGAGAGATGGGAGATCACGTAATTGGAAGCCAAGCAAGGCTAATGAGCCAAGCAATGAGGAAAATAACAGGAAATATTGGCAAATCTGGATGTACGGTAATATTCCTGAATCAATTACGCCTAAAAATTGGCGTTACATACGGTAATCCAGAAACAACAACTGGAGGTAATGCATTAAAATTTTACGCCTCAGTAAGACTTGATATCAGAAGAATTCAAACTCTTAAAAGAGGTACTGAGGAATATGGCATAAGAGCAAAAGTGAAAGTAGCAAAAAACAAAGTTGCACCACCATTTAGAATTGCAGAATTTGATATTCTCTTTGGGAAAGGTATTAGTACAACAGGATGCTTATTAGATTTAGCAGAAGAGACTAATATCATCATAAGGAGAGGTGCTTGGTATAGTTATGAAGGAGAAAATATTGGACAAGGAAGAGATAATACAATTATTTGGCTTGATCAAAACTTAGAAATTAGGAATAAAGTAGAATCTATGGTTAAAGAGAAATTAACAGAAGGAACTGAAGTCAGTTCTAATTCAATGAAAGCATTAAATAGCAATCCTGCTAACACAATCGCTGTTAATGATATAAAAACAGTAGCTTAG
- the crtD gene encoding C-3',4' desaturase CrtD — protein MKKSEVIVVGAGIAGLTSAAILSKQGLAVTLIESHTQAGGCAGTFKRKNYTFDVGATQVAGLEKGGIHSRIFDFLDIPSPEATILDPACIVDLNDGGNPIPIWYEKSKWIAEREMQFPGSQRFWKLCTLIHESNWIFANNNPVLPISNFWDFSQLLKALVPSNLVTGILLKSTIFDLLRICGLSKNERLIKFLNLQLKLYSQEDVYSTAALYGSTVLQMCQQPHGLWHLKKSMQSLSESLESSLIKTGVNLIFGQEVNSITFDDVNMCWQLSANSKKKSFIYQAKDVIYTAPPQSLLKHLKDPLERKKNYKNRLNNLPDPSGAVVFYSALKKEHIKKTFSNHYQFVSKEFCSLFVSISDDGDGRAPKGEVTLIASIFTKTKDWFDLDKQTYLKKKNSFMKKISLELESQFDIDPEKWLHRELATPLGFEKWTKRPNGIVGGLGQNPDIFGLFGLSSRTPFEGFWLCGDSIYPGEGTAGVSQSALMVSRQILASKGIENFSL, from the coding sequence ATGAAAAAGTCTGAAGTTATTGTTGTAGGCGCCGGTATAGCAGGACTAACTTCTGCAGCGATTTTATCAAAACAAGGCTTAGCAGTGACTTTAATCGAATCTCATACTCAAGCCGGAGGATGTGCTGGTACTTTTAAAAGAAAGAATTATACTTTCGATGTTGGCGCAACTCAGGTTGCTGGTTTAGAGAAGGGAGGAATACATTCTAGAATTTTTGATTTTTTAGATATTCCATCCCCAGAAGCCACAATTTTAGACCCTGCTTGTATTGTTGATTTAAATGATGGTGGTAATCCTATACCTATTTGGTATGAAAAAAGTAAATGGATTGCTGAACGAGAAATGCAGTTTCCTGGGAGTCAAAGATTTTGGAAGCTTTGTACCCTAATACATGAAAGTAATTGGATATTTGCTAATAATAATCCTGTATTACCAATAAGTAATTTTTGGGATTTTTCTCAACTTCTCAAAGCACTAGTACCTTCAAACCTTGTCACGGGTATCTTACTTAAATCTACTATTTTTGATCTATTGCGGATATGTGGATTATCCAAGAATGAGCGCTTGATTAAATTCTTAAATCTTCAACTAAAACTTTATTCTCAAGAGGACGTTTATAGTACTGCAGCATTATATGGATCTACTGTTCTTCAGATGTGTCAACAGCCACATGGACTGTGGCATCTTAAAAAATCTATGCAGTCTTTAAGTGAATCATTAGAAAGTTCATTAATTAAAACTGGAGTTAATTTAATTTTTGGACAAGAAGTTAATTCTATAACTTTTGACGACGTAAATATGTGTTGGCAACTATCTGCTAATTCGAAAAAAAAATCATTTATTTATCAAGCAAAAGATGTGATTTATACCGCACCTCCACAATCTTTGCTCAAGCATTTGAAAGATCCTTTAGAAAGAAAAAAAAATTATAAAAATCGACTTAATAATTTGCCTGATCCAAGTGGAGCTGTAGTTTTTTATTCAGCATTAAAAAAGGAACATATTAAAAAAACATTCTCCAATCATTATCAATTTGTTTCAAAAGAATTTTGTTCGTTATTTGTATCAATTAGTGATGATGGTGATGGAAGAGCGCCAAAAGGTGAGGTTACTTTAATTGCCAGTATCTTTACCAAAACTAAAGATTGGTTTGATCTAGATAAACAAACTTACTTAAAGAAAAAAAATAGTTTCATGAAAAAAATATCCCTTGAATTGGAAAGTCAATTTGATATTGATCCTGAAAAATGGCTTCATAGAGAATTAGCAACTCCATTGGGCTTTGAAAAATGGACAAAAAGACCTAATGGAATAGTAGGCGGGCTTGGTCAAAATCCAGATATTTTTGGTTTATTTGGATTATCAAGTAGGACACCTTTTGAAGGTTTTTGGTTATGTGGAGATTCTATTTATCCAGGAGAGGGGACTGCAGGTGTTAGTCAGTCTGCATTAATGGTTTCAAGGCAAATTTTAGCTTCCAAAGGTATAGAAAATTTTAGTTTATAA
- a CDS encoding HAD family hydrolase, translating to MSSQKIFLFDFDGVIVDGMQEYWHSSLLACERYLNSPNITIDQKFYKGVPNSFKEIRPWVKYGWEMILIVHEIIKTENPLKSDNKDDFINNYHQNCQRILKDNCWLAEDLQKILDKSREYQIEKNFEQWVNLHKPFFEVLNFMEELKKREIKKGIITTKGQKFAEKILKKLNIFPEFVFGYESGTKIKIAEKLTQTYEILGFIEDRKKTLIDIKQNSETSHIPCFLADWGYLKESDKNKLSNEIKLLKLGNLGELVAI from the coding sequence GTGTCTTCTCAAAAAATTTTTCTATTTGATTTTGATGGAGTAATAGTTGATGGAATGCAAGAATATTGGCATAGCTCCTTGCTGGCCTGTGAAAGATATTTAAATTCACCCAACATCACTATTGATCAAAAATTTTATAAAGGAGTACCAAATTCCTTCAAAGAAATTAGGCCTTGGGTTAAATATGGTTGGGAAATGATTCTAATTGTCCACGAAATTATAAAAACAGAAAATCCATTAAAAAGTGATAATAAAGATGATTTCATTAATAATTATCATCAAAATTGCCAGAGGATATTAAAAGATAATTGTTGGCTTGCCGAAGATCTGCAGAAAATATTAGATAAGTCTCGCGAATACCAAATTGAAAAAAATTTTGAACAGTGGGTAAATTTACATAAACCATTCTTTGAAGTTTTAAATTTTATGGAAGAATTAAAGAAAAGAGAAATAAAAAAAGGAATCATAACAACGAAGGGTCAAAAATTTGCAGAAAAAATTCTCAAAAAATTAAATATATTTCCAGAATTTGTTTTTGGTTATGAATCTGGAACAAAAATCAAAATAGCTGAAAAACTTACACAAACTTATGAAATTTTAGGCTTTATAGAAGATAGAAAAAAAACTCTAATCGATATTAAACAAAATTCAGAAACTTCTCACATTCCATGCTTCCTAGCTGATTGGGGATATTTGAAAGAATCAGATAAAAATAAATTAAGTAATGAAATCAAATTATTAAAATTAGGAAACCTTGGAGAATTAGTTGCAATTTAA
- a CDS encoding DUF2839 domain-containing protein — MGEAKRRKTLGLPPKKNNTKTKIDESPRLFEWLPFTINQRDNLIKLSIKASWFGIGGLVILWIVVRFIGPAAGWWTLADSL; from the coding sequence ATGGGAGAAGCAAAAAGACGTAAAACACTTGGTTTACCTCCAAAAAAAAATAATACAAAAACTAAAATTGATGAGTCTCCAAGATTATTTGAATGGCTTCCCTTTACAATCAATCAAAGAGATAACCTAATTAAATTAAGTATTAAGGCTAGTTGGTTTGGAATCGGAGGGTTAGTCATCTTATGGATTGTAGTGAGATTTATAGGACCTGCTGCTGGGTGGTGGACTTTAGCTGATTCTTTATAA
- a CDS encoding fructosamine kinase family protein, producing MQKLSPIEINEICEELGETYPKSIEQVHGGDIHNAWRIEFSNKKLFLKRNTRNKKFLEFEKYCLQNLRKYINQENLVIPEVIAYKNIKNIEILLIEWIDMHNFDQKKLGKGLGELHLKSAESNPKMFGFPVEGFIGTTDQKKGLADNWIDCFLTLRIIPQLLSLKSRILDKEIINKVKEKIKSELLNHKPINALVHGDLWSGNAGMDINGKGVIFDPASWWADNEVDIAMTKLFGGFRKEFYEEYHRIFPIKNGFEKRIIIYNFYHILNHANMFGGGYLKQVEDYIKAILNM from the coding sequence ATGCAAAAATTATCTCCTATTGAAATTAACGAAATTTGTGAAGAATTAGGTGAAACCTATCCAAAAAGTATTGAACAAGTTCATGGTGGCGATATTCATAATGCATGGCGAATAGAATTCTCAAACAAAAAGTTATTCCTTAAAAGAAACACTAGAAACAAAAAATTTCTTGAATTTGAAAAATATTGTCTACAAAATTTGAGAAAATATATTAACCAAGAAAACTTAGTTATTCCTGAAGTTATTGCATATAAAAATATAAAAAATATAGAGATTCTTTTAATTGAATGGATAGATATGCATAACTTTGACCAAAAAAAGCTTGGAAAAGGTTTAGGTGAATTGCACTTGAAATCAGCTGAATCTAACCCCAAAATGTTTGGGTTTCCAGTTGAGGGTTTTATCGGAACAACAGATCAGAAAAAAGGCTTGGCAGATAATTGGATAGATTGTTTTTTAACCTTAAGGATAATACCTCAATTATTAAGTCTTAAATCGAGAATTTTAGATAAAGAAATTATAAATAAAGTTAAAGAAAAAATTAAATCAGAATTGCTGAATCACAAACCAATAAATGCTCTAGTTCATGGTGATTTATGGTCAGGCAATGCAGGAATGGACATAAATGGAAAGGGGGTTATATTTGATCCTGCATCTTGGTGGGCAGATAATGAAGTAGATATAGCTATGACAAAACTATTTGGAGGTTTTAGAAAAGAATTTTATGAAGAATACCATAGGATTTTTCCTATAAAAAACGGATTTGAAAAAAGAATTATTATTTATAATTTTTATCACATATTGAATCACGCCAATATGTTTGGAGGAGGGTATTTAAAGCAAGTTGAAGATTACATAAAAGCAATTCTTAATATGTAA